One window from the genome of Pandoraea fibrosis encodes:
- a CDS encoding DHA2 family efflux MFS transporter permease subunit — MEQTSEPSHAPIRSQQAPLAGPQLVIATIFVAMATFMTVLDTSIANVAIPSLSGELGVSVDEGTWVITIFAAANAVSIPLTGWLTQRVGQVRLFVGSILGFVIASWLCGIAPTLPFLLGARVLQGIVAGPLIPLSQALLLSSWPKEKSGTALSLWAVTATVGPIAGPLLGGWLTDHYSWSWIFYVNIPVGIAAASVVWMIYQKRETPVVKLPIDLVGLGLLVAWVGALQVMLDKGEDLDWFSSPVIVALGILALVCFAFFLVWELTEPHPIVDIKLFQQVNFRWGTIAISVSYALYFGNLVLLPQWMQSYLGYTAFDAGKITAPVGVFALLLSPAIGRLMSRIDVRLMATLAFLGYAGVFFLRSSYVSQIDAFHLVLPTLLQGIPVALWFVPLTAIILSELPPERIPAAAGLSNFARIFCGAVGTSISTTVWNNRTILHHARLIEQASVNNPVFAQQIDALQTLLHVDQSTAYAMYNTTVTGQAVVMGLDDFFYISSVIFVLMIPLIWFTRSVGNGANVDAATAAH; from the coding sequence ATGGAACAAACGTCAGAACCCTCGCACGCGCCCATACGTAGTCAACAAGCGCCGCTTGCGGGACCACAGCTCGTTATTGCTACCATCTTTGTCGCGATGGCGACGTTCATGACGGTTCTGGATACGTCGATCGCAAACGTTGCTATCCCAAGTTTGTCAGGCGAACTTGGTGTCTCGGTTGACGAAGGTACGTGGGTCATCACGATCTTCGCGGCGGCCAACGCGGTTTCGATTCCGCTGACCGGATGGCTCACGCAACGCGTGGGGCAGGTAAGGCTTTTCGTCGGTTCCATCCTGGGCTTCGTCATTGCCTCGTGGTTGTGCGGGATCGCGCCAACCCTGCCGTTTTTGCTGGGCGCCCGAGTCCTTCAGGGCATCGTGGCGGGGCCACTCATTCCACTGTCTCAGGCTCTGCTGCTCAGTTCATGGCCAAAGGAAAAGTCGGGGACAGCGCTGTCACTGTGGGCCGTGACCGCTACCGTCGGGCCTATCGCCGGCCCCTTGCTCGGCGGATGGCTGACCGATCACTACAGCTGGTCGTGGATTTTCTACGTCAATATTCCGGTGGGCATCGCAGCGGCCTCAGTCGTTTGGATGATCTACCAGAAACGTGAAACGCCGGTCGTGAAGCTGCCGATCGATCTTGTCGGACTCGGGCTGCTTGTCGCCTGGGTCGGTGCGTTGCAGGTAATGCTCGACAAGGGGGAGGATCTTGACTGGTTCTCGTCGCCTGTCATCGTCGCGCTTGGCATCCTGGCGCTTGTTTGCTTCGCTTTTTTCCTGGTGTGGGAGTTGACGGAGCCGCATCCGATCGTTGACATAAAGCTGTTTCAACAGGTTAATTTTCGATGGGGAACCATAGCCATTTCGGTATCCTATGCGCTTTATTTTGGAAACCTGGTTCTGTTGCCCCAATGGATGCAGTCGTACTTGGGATACACCGCTTTCGATGCCGGAAAGATCACTGCGCCGGTGGGTGTGTTTGCCTTGCTGCTCAGTCCTGCCATCGGACGACTGATGTCTCGTATCGATGTCCGGCTGATGGCGACGTTGGCATTTTTAGGCTATGCAGGTGTTTTCTTTCTGCGCAGCAGCTATGTTTCCCAGATCGATGCCTTCCACCTGGTGCTGCCCACCTTGCTACAGGGCATACCGGTTGCGTTATGGTTCGTCCCGCTAACCGCGATCATTCTTTCCGAACTCCCACCGGAACGTATTCCCGCCGCCGCCGGACTATCGAATTTTGCGAGAATATTTTGCGGGGCGGTTGGGACATCGATCTCGACAACCGTCTGGAACAATCGGACGATCCTGCATCACGCCCGTCTTATCGAACAGGCCAGTGTCAATAATCCCGTCTTTGCCCAACAGATCGACGCGCTGCAAACCTTGCTTCACGTAGACCAGTCGACTGCATACGCGATGTACAACACGACCGTGACGGGGCAGGCCGTGGTCATGGGGCTTGACGACTTCTTCTACATATCGAGCGTCATATTCGTGCTGATGATCCCGCTGATCTGGTTCACCAGATCGGTAGGCAACGGGGCGAACGTCGATGCTGCAACTGCAGCACATTGA
- a CDS encoding SphA family protein, with translation MTDFVNGSAIYGNDAREETAARYGVHVATGVAGIMYVYPFKLAGGTLATTLIDEAGEYHMTAYGRSGYVRGVADLYSDLLSWSKHIGGGEEDGHPGKRLPYGLTVKLAYSMIFPTGQYNVASPWGSPGHNVFFFIPNASFSYLTQPNLLGDGTEFSLTIWYDIATKNHANNYQTGDVVDFDWAVSERIGKWQVGLAGNYATQVADDRINGVPVNGNGNRLGAATIGPVIAYQIPAWKSLIKLKVALPIWQRNYNRVTTVLTTFVKEF, from the coding sequence ATGACGGACTTCGTCAATGGATCTGCCATCTACGGGAACGATGCACGCGAGGAAACCGCGGCCCGATACGGCGTGCACGTTGCAACTGGCGTTGCGGGCATCATGTACGTCTACCCCTTCAAACTCGCCGGAGGCACGCTGGCCACCACGCTCATTGACGAAGCCGGCGAATATCACATGACAGCGTACGGCCGCTCCGGATACGTGCGCGGCGTCGCCGACTTGTACTCTGACTTGCTGAGCTGGAGCAAGCATATCGGTGGCGGCGAAGAGGACGGCCATCCCGGTAAGCGGTTGCCCTATGGCCTTACGGTCAAGCTCGCGTATTCAATGATTTTTCCCACGGGACAATACAATGTGGCGAGCCCATGGGGATCACCTGGTCACAATGTTTTCTTTTTCATTCCGAACGCGTCGTTTAGCTACCTGACGCAACCCAATCTGCTCGGTGATGGCACTGAGTTTTCGCTGACCATCTGGTACGACATCGCAACCAAGAATCATGCGAACAACTACCAGACGGGCGATGTGGTCGATTTCGACTGGGCTGTGAGCGAACGCATCGGAAAGTGGCAGGTAGGTCTCGCTGGCAACTATGCAACGCAAGTGGCCGACGATCGGATCAACGGCGTCCCCGTTAACGGCAATGGGAACAGGCTTGGCGCGGCGACTATCGGCCCGGTTATCGCATACCAGATTCCGGCGTGGAAGAGTCTCATCAAACTGAAGGTTGCATTGCCAATCTGGCAGCGCAACTACAACCGTGTCACCACGGTCTTGACCACGTTCGTCAAAGAATTCTGA
- a CDS encoding pyridoxal phosphate-dependent aminotransferase, with the protein MSVQASSSALVTGEIYVPGLSAEHVAKQYGISLEDVAKLASAENPHGASPAAEAAVKEAWGRLSIYPDWTAKALREAIAEKYGFAPECVVCGSGETEVISMVIRAFAGVDQPVLMHNPCFPLYRIYSNCEGRRPVFTPMGKDFEPLVDEYIATMKKSKPRIAFMTNPHNPSGRLLSEAEVRRICDAADKDTLLVLDEAYVHYSSATFGMSLLHEYDNLIVLRTFSKAFGLAGLRIGFGIAKNPDLITPLRNIKPTWNMGQLQIAGGIAGINDDAHVARAVKTVSEMRPYVMNGLNKIEGYRSVPGSEANFFLAEILNEDQDSTFVFNELLKRGVIVKDGTDIPGLGARYLRVDVNLQRHMDRFLWAMGEISALGQAKSR; encoded by the coding sequence ATGTCAGTGCAAGCAAGTTCTTCCGCCCTCGTCACCGGTGAAATCTACGTTCCCGGTCTTTCCGCCGAACATGTGGCAAAGCAATATGGCATTTCGCTCGAGGACGTTGCGAAGCTGGCCAGCGCAGAGAATCCGCACGGGGCATCGCCTGCGGCCGAAGCTGCGGTCAAGGAGGCCTGGGGGCGGCTCTCGATCTATCCCGATTGGACTGCCAAGGCATTGCGCGAGGCGATCGCCGAGAAATATGGATTTGCTCCCGAATGCGTGGTTTGCGGTTCCGGGGAGACGGAAGTGATTTCGATGGTGATCCGAGCATTCGCGGGCGTCGACCAACCGGTGTTGATGCACAACCCGTGTTTCCCGTTGTACCGAATTTACTCGAACTGTGAAGGCCGACGCCCCGTTTTCACCCCGATGGGTAAAGACTTCGAGCCGCTGGTAGATGAGTACATCGCCACCATGAAGAAGTCGAAACCGCGCATTGCCTTCATGACGAACCCGCATAATCCGAGCGGTCGTCTGCTGAGCGAAGCCGAGGTTCGACGCATTTGCGATGCCGCGGACAAGGACACCTTGCTGGTGCTCGACGAAGCGTATGTGCACTACAGCTCAGCGACCTTCGGTATGTCGCTGCTGCATGAATACGACAATCTGATTGTGCTTCGCACGTTCTCGAAAGCGTTTGGCCTGGCCGGCCTTCGCATTGGTTTTGGCATCGCGAAGAATCCGGATCTCATCACGCCGCTGCGCAACATCAAGCCGACATGGAATATGGGACAACTGCAGATCGCGGGCGGCATTGCAGGAATCAACGACGACGCGCACGTTGCCCGCGCTGTAAAGACCGTTAGCGAGATGCGTCCGTATGTGATGAATGGCCTGAACAAGATTGAGGGATACCGCTCTGTCCCTGGGTCCGAAGCGAACTTCTTCCTTGCCGAGATCCTGAACGAGGATCAAGACTCGACGTTTGTGTTCAATGAATTGCTCAAACGCGGCGTGATCGTCAAGGACGGCACAGACATTCCCGGACTTGGGGCACGCTATCTGCGCGTTGACGTGAATTTGCAGCGCCACATGGACCGCTTCCTCTGGGCCATGGGTGAGATCAGCGCGCTGGGGCAGGCGAAGTCACGGTAA
- a CDS encoding phytanoyl-CoA dioxygenase family protein has product MLSQALEFEPDHLTMQRLQQAFSSNGFVVLRGIASEQTCDELEAVTRAELRHPAPPLEFEADVGYAGAPASREATGGNTIRRLRNAYGRHEAFRRWASSPQLVNTVATLLDEEVCLTLAHHNCVMTKHPHFGSKTGWHRDIRYWSFKRAELVVAWLALGDENEHNGALRVIPTSHRTVLADSQLDDAAFLVESHPDSAPLLRSACSIALRRGDVLLFHSQLFHAAGQNLSDSVKLSIAFAFFGASNSPLEGTRSHQTGFVALGRGDNNTSESAPDQS; this is encoded by the coding sequence ATGCTCTCGCAAGCGCTCGAATTCGAGCCAGATCATCTCACGATGCAACGACTCCAACAGGCGTTCTCGTCGAATGGCTTCGTGGTTCTGAGAGGCATTGCGAGTGAACAAACCTGCGACGAACTGGAGGCTGTGACACGCGCAGAGCTGCGCCATCCGGCCCCGCCTCTTGAGTTCGAAGCAGACGTAGGATATGCGGGGGCACCGGCCTCGCGCGAGGCGACCGGCGGGAATACCATCCGCCGGTTGCGTAACGCTTATGGTCGTCACGAGGCGTTTCGCCGCTGGGCTTCCAGCCCGCAATTGGTAAACACCGTCGCCACGCTTCTTGACGAAGAGGTCTGTCTGACATTGGCACATCACAACTGCGTGATGACCAAACATCCTCATTTCGGCAGCAAGACCGGATGGCATCGAGACATTCGGTATTGGTCTTTCAAGCGCGCCGAGCTTGTCGTGGCCTGGCTTGCACTGGGCGATGAGAACGAACACAACGGGGCACTTCGTGTCATTCCGACTTCCCATCGGACGGTACTCGCAGATTCTCAGCTCGATGATGCCGCTTTCCTGGTTGAGAGCCATCCGGATAGTGCACCGCTGCTACGCAGCGCATGCAGCATCGCGTTGCGACGCGGTGACGTGCTGCTTTTTCACAGTCAACTTTTTCACGCCGCCGGGCAGAACCTTTCCGACAGCGTAAAGTTGTCGATCGCCTTCGCCTTTTTCGGCGCTAGCAATTCTCCTCTCGAAGGAACTCGCTCGCATCAGACCGGATTCGTAGCGCTTGGACGCGGCGACAACAACACATCTGAGTCTGCCCCGGACCAGTCGTAA
- a CDS encoding aminotransferase-like domain-containing protein, with translation MNNKWIPETRDPNTPKYLTLVTSIENAITSGALRPGEKLPSNREISEEFGVTVATVSRAMGEAARRGLVEARVGSGTFVCNAFDATPQHENAVADLSLNTLPTSVVNGALAKAMSRLASETLQESLFSYRSYVPSHHHRQLATQWLAASSPSAVPSRMLCTAGVHQGLLAAFKTLLRPGDRAVCEALTYTGIKRIAEYANVELVAAQCDDNGVIPESVDEVLKRTKAKVVVLTPTMHNPTTATLSLARREALVKIVRAHDAMLIEDGVNVPLANDGLPTLTSLMPDRSLYLTGLSKCVASGFRLGYALVPDVYFNVFHEALVSTQWIGPGVYATLAESILADGSLAECIELHRKESLARARLARKFIPAVRETESVGYHVWVPVATVGQVNDFCTRALQAGVRVSPGPHFAVAADSTQIGYRISLGTVGARDDLERALRVLASISNVPDTTFATLI, from the coding sequence ATGAATAACAAGTGGATTCCCGAGACGCGGGACCCGAATACTCCGAAGTACCTGACGCTGGTGACCTCCATCGAGAACGCCATTACCAGTGGGGCGCTGCGTCCGGGCGAAAAGCTGCCGTCGAATCGCGAGATCAGTGAGGAGTTCGGCGTCACCGTCGCCACCGTTTCTCGCGCCATGGGCGAGGCGGCCCGACGTGGACTGGTCGAAGCACGCGTGGGTAGCGGCACCTTCGTGTGCAATGCGTTCGACGCCACGCCACAACACGAAAATGCCGTGGCGGATCTTTCGCTCAATACATTGCCGACCAGCGTAGTGAACGGCGCGCTGGCAAAAGCCATGAGCCGACTTGCGTCGGAGACACTGCAGGAAAGCCTGTTCTCGTACCGATCTTACGTCCCGTCACACCATCATCGTCAGCTCGCGACGCAATGGTTAGCGGCGTCTAGCCCATCTGCGGTGCCCAGCCGGATGCTCTGCACGGCAGGCGTGCATCAGGGGCTGCTCGCGGCATTCAAAACGCTCTTGCGCCCCGGCGATCGTGCAGTTTGCGAAGCGTTGACGTATACCGGCATCAAACGCATTGCCGAGTATGCGAACGTCGAACTGGTGGCCGCGCAGTGTGACGACAACGGTGTCATTCCCGAATCGGTTGACGAGGTATTGAAGCGCACGAAAGCGAAGGTTGTCGTGCTGACGCCAACGATGCATAACCCGACGACCGCGACCCTTTCGCTTGCCCGGCGCGAGGCGTTGGTCAAGATCGTTAGGGCACACGATGCAATGCTCATCGAGGACGGCGTGAATGTGCCACTTGCGAACGATGGGTTGCCCACACTGACGTCGCTGATGCCTGATCGTTCGCTGTATCTGACAGGACTTTCGAAATGCGTGGCGTCGGGCTTCCGACTCGGCTACGCGTTGGTGCCGGATGTGTACTTCAACGTGTTCCACGAGGCACTCGTCAGCACGCAATGGATCGGACCGGGCGTCTATGCGACGCTTGCCGAATCCATTCTTGCCGACGGCTCTCTTGCCGAGTGCATCGAACTTCACCGCAAAGAGTCGCTGGCACGTGCGCGTCTCGCTCGGAAGTTCATTCCTGCCGTGCGCGAAACCGAATCTGTCGGATACCATGTCTGGGTGCCTGTCGCTACCGTTGGCCAGGTCAACGATTTCTGCACGCGGGCACTGCAAGCAGGGGTGCGCGTTTCGCCGGGCCCGCATTTCGCAGTCGCCGCTGATAGCACGCAGATCGGGTACCGAATCAGCCTCGGCACCGTGGGCGCGAGAGACGATCTTGAGCGGGCGCTGCGCGTGCTCGCTAGCATCAGCAATGTGCCCGATACCACATTCGCCACACTTATCTGA
- a CDS encoding amino acid ABC transporter ATP-binding protein, translating into MIEIKNVSKNYGAFKVLEDCNATVARGEVVVVCGPSGSGKSTLIKTVNGLEPVQAGEIRVDGTLVSDRHASLPALRARIGMVFQGFELFPHLSVRDNLTLAQIKVLRRSPDEAIAKGLRYLERVGLLAQQHKFPAQLSGGQQQRVAIARALSMDPIVMLFDEPTSALDPEMVNEVLDVMTGLANDGMTMMVVTHEMGFARRVANRVRFMDQGRVVEDRSKDAFFGAPVSDRAKDFLGKILH; encoded by the coding sequence ATGATCGAGATCAAGAACGTCTCAAAAAATTACGGCGCCTTCAAGGTTCTGGAAGACTGCAACGCGACTGTCGCCCGAGGCGAGGTCGTTGTGGTTTGCGGGCCATCGGGCTCCGGGAAATCCACCCTCATCAAGACAGTCAACGGACTGGAGCCGGTTCAGGCCGGTGAAATTCGCGTCGACGGCACGCTGGTCAGCGACAGGCATGCTTCGCTTCCGGCCCTGCGCGCACGTATTGGCATGGTTTTCCAGGGATTCGAGCTGTTTCCTCACCTGAGCGTACGCGACAACCTGACGCTCGCTCAGATCAAAGTTCTGCGCCGTTCGCCCGACGAGGCCATCGCCAAGGGCTTACGGTATCTCGAACGAGTGGGATTGCTTGCGCAACAACACAAGTTCCCGGCGCAGCTCTCGGGTGGACAACAGCAACGGGTTGCAATCGCGCGCGCGTTGTCGATGGACCCGATTGTCATGCTCTTCGACGAGCCGACGTCCGCGCTCGATCCGGAAATGGTCAACGAGGTGCTGGACGTGATGACCGGCCTTGCAAACGATGGCATGACGATGATGGTGGTCACCCATGAGATGGGATTCGCTCGGCGCGTAGCAAACCGAGTGCGGTTCATGGATCAGGGGCGCGTAGTCGAAGATCGCAGCAAAGACGCGTTTTTTGGCGCTCCCGTATCTGACCGTGCCAAGGATTTTCTGGGGAAGATATTGCACTGA
- a CDS encoding amino acid ABC transporter permease yields MLEGFDTGVITRSLNYLFVDGMTFTIKLTLMAMVGGLVAGTGLALMRLSGNAAVRNIASAYVNLVRAVPLVLVIFWFYFLVPYIGAWLTGAQNPIQVGAFTSSLTTFVMFEAAYYCEIMRAGILSVPRGQFYAARALGMRETQIMALIVIPQAVRNMLPVLLTQTIILFQDVSLVYVISITDFVGAASNVAQRDGRPIEMYVFVAAVYFVISFGLSRVVGRLQRRIQIVR; encoded by the coding sequence ATGTTGGAAGGTTTTGACACCGGAGTCATCACGCGCTCGCTGAACTATCTGTTCGTCGATGGAATGACCTTCACGATCAAGCTGACACTCATGGCGATGGTGGGTGGGCTTGTGGCCGGGACCGGGCTTGCGCTGATGCGGCTGTCTGGCAATGCGGCGGTGAGAAATATCGCTTCTGCCTACGTCAATCTGGTACGCGCGGTGCCGCTCGTCCTGGTGATCTTCTGGTTCTATTTTTTGGTGCCTTATATCGGCGCCTGGCTCACCGGGGCACAAAATCCGATTCAGGTGGGAGCCTTCACGTCGTCGCTGACGACCTTCGTTATGTTCGAGGCGGCGTACTACTGCGAGATCATGCGCGCAGGCATTCTGTCGGTACCCCGCGGCCAGTTTTATGCCGCCCGCGCGCTCGGCATGCGCGAGACCCAGATCATGGCGTTGATCGTGATTCCTCAGGCAGTCCGGAACATGCTGCCGGTCTTGCTCACACAGACCATCATCCTCTTCCAGGACGTGTCTCTTGTGTACGTGATTTCGATTACCGATTTCGTCGGTGCCGCCTCCAACGTGGCCCAACGCGACGGACGCCCCATCGAAATGTATGTTTTCGTCGCTGCCGTGTATTTCGTTATCAGCTTTGGTCTTTCGCGCGTCGTGGGCCGGCTCCAGCGCCGCATCCAGATCGTTCGTTAA
- a CDS encoding amino acid ABC transporter permease: MNYHWDWQVFSQPSPDGNGTYLETILNGLCWTLATAGAAWILALVLGVIVGALCTLRSHWVSRLAHGYIEVFRNIPLLVQMFLFYFVAPELLPRALGVWLKAYEYSAYVTAVVSLGFYTSARVAVQVSAGIRSLSRGQEMAALATGMTLWQSYRYVLLPQAVRIIVLPLTGEFVGVMKNSAVALTIGLMELTARTRAVTELSFQTFEPFIVATALYVLINLAVIYVMRRVDARFSTPRG; this comes from the coding sequence ATGAATTACCACTGGGACTGGCAGGTATTTTCACAGCCATCGCCTGACGGCAACGGCACTTACCTCGAGACGATCCTCAACGGGCTTTGCTGGACGCTGGCAACCGCCGGCGCCGCATGGATTCTGGCTCTCGTTCTCGGGGTAATTGTCGGTGCGTTATGCACGCTCAGGAGTCACTGGGTGTCACGGCTGGCACACGGGTATATCGAGGTGTTTCGCAACATACCGTTGCTGGTCCAGATGTTCCTCTTCTATTTCGTGGCGCCGGAGCTACTGCCACGAGCCCTCGGTGTGTGGCTGAAGGCTTACGAATACTCGGCATACGTGACCGCCGTCGTTTCTCTCGGGTTTTACACGTCGGCACGCGTTGCCGTTCAGGTTTCGGCGGGCATCAGGAGTCTGTCGCGGGGGCAGGAAATGGCGGCGTTGGCGACCGGGATGACACTTTGGCAATCCTATCGCTACGTGTTGCTGCCGCAGGCCGTGCGCATCATTGTCTTGCCGCTCACAGGCGAATTTGTCGGCGTTATGAAAAATAGTGCGGTCGCGCTGACCATCGGCCTGATGGAGCTGACGGCGCGCACGCGCGCCGTGACTGAGCTCTCGTTTCAGACGTTTGAACCATTTATTGTGGCAACGGCGCTATATGTGCTGATCAATCTCGCGGTGATTTACGTCATGCGCCGCGTAGACGCCAGATTCTCAACGCCTCGCGGATAA
- a CDS encoding amino acid ABC transporter substrate-binding protein, protein MTLGVRESSVPFSYLDDKQVYRGYSIDACMKIVDAVKAKVGLPNLNVKYQPITSATRIPLMLNQTIDLTCGSDANTLDRQRQVAFSYTLYVGNEAAASLKRSNIRTLDDLRGKTVVTSSGTTDIAHINELNQQDGLGMKLTVAADHAASFMTMSSGRAVAFIITDILAASQIANAKNPDDYVMWNIEKMPVEPWALMMRRNDPQFRALVNDTLADMFKSGQMNALYQKWFESTLPSLGINLRIPMSEKLKHAIAVPNDSGDPKDYK, encoded by the coding sequence ATGACCCTTGGCGTGCGCGAATCGTCCGTGCCTTTCTCCTACCTCGACGATAAACAGGTGTATCGCGGTTACTCCATTGACGCTTGCATGAAGATCGTGGACGCGGTGAAGGCTAAGGTAGGGCTACCCAACCTGAACGTGAAGTATCAGCCGATTACCTCTGCCACCCGAATCCCGCTGATGCTCAATCAGACGATCGACCTGACATGCGGCTCGGATGCGAACACGCTGGATCGACAACGACAGGTAGCGTTCTCCTACACGCTTTACGTCGGCAACGAAGCCGCTGCGTCACTCAAACGGTCAAACATCCGCACGCTCGACGACCTCCGCGGCAAGACGGTTGTTACCTCATCGGGCACCACGGACATCGCGCACATCAACGAGTTGAACCAGCAAGACGGCCTCGGCATGAAGTTGACCGTTGCGGCTGATCATGCTGCGTCATTCATGACGATGAGTAGCGGTCGCGCCGTCGCCTTCATCATCACCGACATTCTTGCGGCCTCTCAGATTGCCAACGCAAAAAATCCCGACGATTACGTGATGTGGAACATCGAGAAAATGCCGGTCGAGCCCTGGGCACTCATGATGAGACGCAATGACCCGCAGTTCCGCGCACTTGTGAACGATACGCTTGCCGACATGTTCAAGTCCGGCCAGATGAATGCGCTTTACCAGAAATGGTTCGAGTCGACCCTGCCATCGCTCGGTATCAACCTGCGCATTCCGATGAGCGAAAAACTCAAGCACGCCATTGCGGTTCCCAACGATTCGGGCGACCCCAAAGACTACAAATGA
- a CDS encoding aminotransferase-like domain-containing protein: MAGDSKEGGTAGGSVEEMTDTSQGWLNGLTEGLPKYESVVEAIAKGIETGELKPGARLPPQRFLARQFGVTVATVTKAIEHATRRGLIVTKTGSGTFVCRKTVEEPLEHDGFVDLSLNTLPTSVAGPILQHSFRAIATTGEPQQLFGHSPLEGALRNRRAGAAWFALRGLTFSPDQVLITQGAHEGILCTLLALASPGDAVLCERLNYVGLKRIAQLLQLRLIPVDVDHEGLNSTMLWRFLRDKSIKAVVCTPVTHNPTTASLSPPRRAELLRFAREAAIPIVEDDVYGMLAGAHAPPLASEWPEGVVIVSSLSKSVSPGIRVGYVAAPAGLVSRIRDAMSMLGWTEPSTQATIASQLIHSGDAFQSTLLHRMEASRRVAIAARSLGPRMASPSGAPSYHVWVDTGSTPPENAIAELARIGILVSASTQFLIGDGPVDHALRISLGSVASIDALKPALDAVARVLSRRSPPKSA; the protein is encoded by the coding sequence ATGGCCGGGGACAGCAAAGAAGGCGGAACGGCAGGCGGCAGCGTCGAGGAAATGACGGATACCTCCCAAGGTTGGCTGAATGGCCTGACGGAAGGACTTCCCAAGTACGAATCGGTCGTTGAGGCGATTGCAAAAGGCATCGAAACCGGCGAATTGAAACCCGGCGCACGGCTACCACCACAGCGGTTCCTGGCCCGCCAGTTCGGTGTGACGGTTGCAACCGTCACCAAAGCCATCGAACACGCCACGCGCCGGGGCCTGATCGTGACGAAAACCGGCAGTGGAACGTTCGTTTGCCGCAAGACCGTCGAGGAACCCCTCGAACACGACGGCTTCGTCGATTTATCGCTGAACACGTTGCCGACGTCCGTTGCGGGGCCCATCCTGCAGCACAGCTTTCGCGCCATCGCGACCACGGGGGAGCCCCAGCAACTCTTCGGACATTCGCCCCTGGAGGGTGCACTGCGCAACCGGCGTGCTGGCGCCGCATGGTTTGCGCTGCGCGGGCTTACCTTCTCCCCCGATCAAGTGCTGATAACGCAGGGTGCCCATGAAGGCATTCTATGCACACTGCTCGCACTGGCATCGCCAGGCGATGCCGTTCTGTGCGAGCGACTCAACTATGTCGGTCTAAAGCGCATTGCACAGCTCTTGCAGCTTCGCCTGATTCCGGTGGACGTGGACCATGAGGGCCTGAATAGCACTATGCTCTGGCGCTTTCTGCGCGATAAATCCATCAAGGCCGTCGTCTGCACCCCCGTCACCCACAATCCCACCACAGCCAGCCTTAGCCCGCCCCGGCGGGCGGAGTTGCTGCGTTTCGCTCGGGAAGCCGCGATCCCGATCGTGGAGGACGATGTCTACGGAATGCTTGCCGGCGCACACGCCCCGCCTCTGGCCAGCGAATGGCCTGAGGGGGTCGTGATCGTCAGCAGCCTGTCAAAGTCCGTATCCCCGGGCATCCGGGTGGGCTACGTCGCGGCGCCGGCAGGACTCGTCTCGCGCATCAGGGATGCGATGTCCATGCTTGGATGGACCGAGCCGTCGACCCAAGCCACCATCGCAAGCCAGTTGATTCATTCGGGTGACGCGTTCCAGAGCACGCTACTGCATCGGATGGAAGCCAGCCGACGTGTCGCGATTGCTGCTCGCTCTCTTGGGCCACGCATGGCCTCACCCTCAGGCGCACCTTCGTATCACGTCTGGGTCGATACCGGCTCGACACCTCCGGAAAACGCCATCGCCGAGCTTGCCAGGATTGGCATTCTGGTGTCGGCGTCAACACAGTTTCTGATCGGCGACGGCCCCGTCGATCATGCTTTGCGAATCAGCCTTGGCTCGGTGGCGTCCATCGATGCGCTCAAGCCGGCCCTGGACGCGGTGGCCCGCGTTCTATCCCGGCGAAGCCCGCCGAAATCTGCCTGA